In a genomic window of Diorhabda carinulata isolate Delta chromosome 8, icDioCari1.1, whole genome shotgun sequence:
- the LOC130897322 gene encoding serine/threonine-protein kinase RIO1, whose product MTSLTEDELFCDAEEECQKLENVKIESDEDQNYFEDEENLDYDSDEEYFEHQSSHSNQQKTSVKVNNFQPNENLFKKYTHKINVEKYEVNSLPQHTTNLLLANQKRVENERNRTKDKHDRATAEQVMDPRTRMILFKLLNRNIISEVNGCISTGKEANVYHASSKTDQDYAIKVYKTSILVFKDRDKYVSGEFRFRHGYCKHNPRKMVRTWAEKEMRNLFRMHSNGLNVPEPILLRSHVLLMTFIGKEGWPAPKLKDVELSQSKAREAYREVIVMMWKMYNKCKLVHADLSEFNMLYQNGQIFIIDVSQSVEHDHPHALEFLRKDCTNITDFFKKKEVATLSIKELFDFITDPSITENNMEACLDTLAEKAADKPDPTSSEQIEEEVFKQAYIPKRLTEVIDAERDINQAKAGTTESLIYKTLVGLKSDLSGTIQKPEILESKSSEESSDDINSDDGSDEEESKFKDCSRPKHETLDEKKARKKAIKEAQAEKRKTKVKKHIKKRKEKVAKK is encoded by the exons ATGACGAGTCTAACAGAAGATGAATTATTTTGCGACGCTGAAGAAGAGTGTCAAAAACTTGAGAACGTAAAAATAGAATCTGATGaagatcaaaattattttgaagatgaagaaaatttaGATTATGACAGTGACGAAGAGTACTTTGAACATCAGTCAAGCCACTCTAATCAACAAAAAACTTCAGTTAAAGTAAACAACTTTCaaccaaatgaaaatttattcaaaaaatatacacacAAAATAAACGTTGAAAAGTATGAAGTGAATTCCCTCCCGCAACACACAACCAATTTATTATTAGCAAATCAGAAACGTGTTGAAAATGAGAGAAATCGTACCAAAGATAAGCATGATAGAGCTACTGCGGAACAAGTTATGGATCCCAGGACAAGAatgatattatttaaactattaaatagaaatataatatcAGAAGTAAATGGTTGCATTTCTACAGGAAAAGAAGCTAATGTATATCATGCTTCCTCAAAAACTGATCAAGATTATGCTATCAAAGTTTATAAAACTTCAATTCTAGTATTTAAAGATAGAGATAAATATGTTAGTGGTGAATTCAGGTTTAGACATGGTTATTGTAAACATAATCCAAGAAAAATGGTACGAACCTGGGCAGagaaagaaatgagaaatttatttCGTATGCATTCTAATGGTTTAAATGTACCTGAACCCATTCTACTGAGATCGCATGTGTTATTAATGACTTttattggaaaagaag GGTGGCCAGCTCCTAAACTTAAAGATGTTGAACTTAGTCAATCAAAAGCAAGAGAAGCTTATAGGGAAGTCATAGTTATGATGTGGAAAATGtacaataaatgtaaattagttCATGCTGATTTGTCTGAATTCAACATGCTATATCAAAATggacaaattttcattattgatgTTTCTCAATCTGTTGAACATGATCATCCCCATGCTCTTGAATTCTTAAGGAAAGATTGCACTAACATCACAGACTTTTTCAAAAAGAAGGAGGTAGCTACACTCAGTATCAAGGAATTATTTGATTTCATCACAGATCCTAGTATTACTGAGAATAATATGGAAGCTTGCTTAGATACTTTAGCTGAAAAGGCAGCTGATAAACCAGATCCTACTTCTAGTGAACAG aTAGAGGAAGAAGTTTTTAAACAAGCATATATTCCAAAAAGGCTAACTGAAGTAATTGATGCTGAAAGAGATATAAACCAAGCAAAAGCAGGCACCACTGAAAGTTTGATTTATAAGACTCTGGTTGGTTTAAAATCTGATCTTAGTGGAACCATTCAAAAGCCAGAAATCTTGGAAAGTAAAAGTTCAGAAGAAAGCTCTGATGACATAAATAGTGATGATGGATCTGATGAAGAAGAAAGCAAATTTAAAGATTGTTCCAGGCCTAAACATGAAACGTTAGATGAAAAGAAAGCTAGAAAAAAGGCTATCAAAGAAGCACAAGctgaaaaaaggaaaactaaagttaaaaaacatataaagaagagaaaagaaaaagttgCAAAAAAATAG
- the LOC130897412 gene encoding uncharacterized protein LOC130897412, with product MIIFFEQTFKPKVLKNWEVPKLNVNKPQKRTGKTKVISNDRGHLLPEIRRSNSNPWGNFVGTWNLPKKIDKKTALQLNGLLKNETKEEKSSDKTTESIKPVLETENKEENKENVNINNTPPPAAPYTPGDFTEKHQQYSNCDGLVINQVLPAEELSPKGFPRVREDFSKLPETKSDLNKEVEEFYKIHKQMVEVQPLRQASASKKDRVLSPILAAISNFNLAKKLHKENLEHNPLPDTLTDAIYRRMVMQRQGKVSEGQDEHFATGVGWKGYPGYGPTRCTKLKIYRPKTSGPPKDESICSFDRKWRFIRQAKVTPMDLAICWDLTPENPKDEPDRTKHIDGSNGSAAPAVFSLVHTPKEEEANIKCDGLHSCGAVFEHSEKGNEEKEFFFHRSKRSSRESISSGSNNSDSKKRAKSAFEGDKISIDSKSSNVSAKSRAKSAYNLNEPDGNSNTSKDNKNLHRSIQNLEECIDEKRKKYIKYPHNKFCMACEMRKVSLTENRPKSEYKMAFKAGVPNKIN from the exons atgataattttt TTTGAGCAGACATTTAAACCGAAGGTGTTGAAAAACTGGGAAGTACCTAAACTGAATGTCAATAAGCCTCAAAAAAGAACAGGAAAGACTAAAGTTATTTCCAACGATAGAGGTCACCTACTACCAGAAATTCGTAGAAGTAATAGCAACCCTTGGGGAAATTTTGTAGGAACTTGGAACCTccctaaaaaaattgataaaaagacTG CATTGCAGCTCAATGGACTCttaaaaaacgaaacaaaagAAGAGAAAAGTAGTGACAAAACTACAGAATCGATTAAACCCGTCTTGGAAACTGAAAATAAG gaagaaaacaaggaaaatgTTAACATTAACAACACTCCACCTCCAGCAGCTCCATACACTCCTGGGGACTTCACAGAAAAACACCAACAGTATTCCAATTGCGATGGGTTAGTCATCAACCAAGTACTTCCGGCAGAAGAACTTTCACCGAAGGGTTTTCCAAGGGTACGAGAAGATTTTTCTAAACTACCAGAAACTAAATCTGACCTGAATAAAGAAGTAGaggaattttacaaaattcataaacaaatgGTGGAGGTACAACCACTTAGACAGGCTTCTGCATCAAAGAAAGATAGAGTTTTGTCTCCTATATTGGCTgctatttcaaatttcaatttagcaAAGAAGCTACATAAGGAAAATCTGGAACATAATCCTCTACCAGATACTTTAACTGATGCTATATATAGGAGAATGGTAATGCAAAGACAGGGAAAGGTTTCAGAAGGACAGGATGAACATTTTGCCACTg GAGTTGGTTGGAAAGGTTATCCAGGTTATGGTCCTACAAGATGtacaaaactcaaaatatatcGACCCAAAACATCTGGTCCGCCTAAAGACGAAAGTATCTGTAGTTTTGACAGAAAATGGCGGTTCATACGACAAGCCAAAGTCACTCCTATGGATTTAGCAATCTGCTGGGATTTGACTCCAGAAAATCCGAAGGATGAACCAGATAGAACGAAACATATTGACGGTTCAAATGGATCAGCGGCTCCGGCTGTATTTAGTCTTGTTCATACCCCTAAAGAGGAAGAAGCCAATATAAAATGTGATGGTTTACATAGCTGTGGTGCTGTTTTTGAGCACAGTGAAaaaggaaatgaagaaaaagagtTTTTCTTCCATAGATCAAAACGAAGCTCTCGCGAAAGCATCAGTAGCGGTTCTAATAATTCCGATAGTAAAAAACGAGCTAAAAGTGCTTTTGAAGGCGACAAAATCTCAATAGACTCAAAATCTAGCAATGTAAGTGCCAAGTCAAGAGCTAAAAGTGCTTATAACTTGAATGAACCTGACGGAAACTCGAATACTTCGaaagataataaaaatcttcatcGAAGTATTCAGAATTTAGAGGAATGTATTgatgaaaaacgaaaaaaatacatcaaatatCCTCACAATAAATTCTGCATGGCGTGCGAAATGCGAAAAGTTTCTTTGACTGAAAATAGGCCAAAAAGCGAGTACAAGATGGCGTTTAAGGCCGGCGTACCCAATAAAATA AATTAA
- the LOC130896990 gene encoding nonsense-mediated mRNA decay factor SMG9, giving the protein MSEYDRGKIYPKKKFFSPREKESPGHTKIEGRSYSGNKNESPLKSTSNISEPPKKQPTILLKAREPHVDDVAASPKRYQKEETSNSLPKDDVNATPSLRTMTKSMKLIDEGIICTESLQDYFNENNEFLVVGVVGAHGVGKSTVMNLLSHSKLTETLKQELFKTETSSQNLDSDIKILTDHLEKIDLQSEEKLKPEIFKIETVEDIERGFNRTQGIDIFATSNRLILLDCQPVASISVLEELIKSETKRTNLVSEFIPLENSGEIQGLQLTAFLMSTCHVLLLVQDWFFDSNIIRFLHSAEMLKPTIPNPEDELTDHFPHLMIVHNRAQMEDFSPTKFKTMQEVYQTLFSKSKLNLKSEMGLGTGRLISYLNSDNCGNPINLFMIPEIDLNSHYIYSGHPPLEELVAKFRANILGSTRNPLTHVQLTERTWLLYCAKVWDTVKKSPFFVEYTKLMP; this is encoded by the exons ATGTCAGAATATGATAGGGGCAAAATATATCCAAAGAAAAAGTTCTTTTCTCCAAgagaaaaa GAATCTCCAGGTCACACTAAGATTGAAGGAAGGAGTTATTCtggtaataaaaatgaaagtccTTTAAAATCAACTTCAAACATCAGTGAGCCTCCTAAAAAACAACCAACAATACTATTGAAAGCGAGAGAACCACATGTAGATGATGTTGCAGCTTCACCAAAAAGATATCAAAAAGAGGAAACTTCTAATTCTCTTCCAAAAGATGAcg taaatgCAACACCAAGCTTAAGAACTATGACTAAATCCATGAAATTAATAGATGAAGGAATTATATGTACAGAATCTTTACaagattatttcaatgaaaacaacGAATTCCTTGTAGTTGGAGTTGTTGGAGCACACGGAGTAGGAAAATCAACTGTAATGAATCTTCTAAGTCATAGTAAATTAACTGAAACATTGAAGcaagaattatttaaaactgaaacCAGCTCCCAGAATTTGGATAGTGACATCAAAATTTTAACTGACCacttggaaaaaatagatttgcAATCAGAGGAGAAATTGAAGCCagagatttttaaaattgaaacagTTGAAGATATAGAAAGAGGTTTCAATAGAACACAAGGAATAGATATATTTGCTACATCCAACAGG cTCATTCTACTAGATTGTCAACCTGTAGCTTCTATTTCCGTTTTGGAAGAATTAATCAAAAGTGAAACAAAGAGAACTAATTTAGTGAGTGAGTTTATACCATTAGAAAATAGTGGTGAGATACAAGGATTACAACTAACCGCCTTTCTTATGTCTACTTGTCATGTTTTGTTATTGGTGCAAGACTGGTTTTTTGATAGTAATATTATTAG ATTCCTTCATTCTGCAGAAATGCTAAAGCCCACAATTCCTAATCCAGAAGATGAATTGACCGATCATTTTCCTCATTTAATGATTGTACATAATAGAGCACAAATGGAGGATTTTTCtccaacaaaatttaaaacaatgcAAGAG gtatatcaaactttattttcCAAGTCAAAATTGAACTTAAAATCTGAAATGGGATTAGGTACTGGTAGACTGATTAGTTATCTAAATAGCGATAACTGTGGAAatccaataaatttatttatgattccAGAAATCGACTTGAATTCGC attacaTTTACAGTGGACATCCGCCATTAGAGGAATTAGTAGCAAAATTTAGAGCTAATATTCTTGGATCTACTCGTAATCCCTTGACCCATGTACAACTGACGGAACGAACTTGGTTACTTTATTGCGCAAAAGTTTGGGATACCGTCAAGAAGAGCCCTTTCTTTGTTGAATACACTAAATTAATGCCATAA